The genomic stretch CCGGAAGGCGATGTATTCGGCGGATACAACCAGATGTATGGACAGCCAAATGGACTATTTAATCAATGAAGTTTCTCAATCCGATAGCCCCATTGTCGATCTCGCTTCAGGAGAGTGTGCACTAGTCAGAAGAATGCTTAAGGATCTGCCTAATTTGATTGTTGTGACAGATTTCAGTCCCACTGTATTAGTGAGGAAACGAAAATGGCTAATTGAGCAGGGTCTATATGATCGAGTTAGCTTGCTGGCCTTCGATGCTCGTCAGACTCCTTTTACCGCCAACTCCATTTCCTTGCTTACTACTTTCCTTGGCCTTCCTAATATCCAGGATCCTGGAAACCTACTCGAGGAACTTTATAGAATTGTTAATGGCAAGTTCATTGCAGTTTCTTGCTTTTACCCCGAAGATGATCTGGAAAACGGTGCAGTAATCAAAGAGGGTGGCTTAACGGAAATGTTATATCGTAACAGACTGCTTATGCATTATAGCATCGCCAATTGGACAATTGAGGTAAAGAACCTCTGCAGTATAAAGACAAATGCTTCACCTACGGGTATTGTACTAGAAGGGGCTAAAGTGGACCCATTACCAGCATACGACACTTGTCTGGATTGGTGTATTCTTAGTGCAACAAATGCATAACCACAGCATGAACCAGGCACCTGTAAGTGAATAAGGCAGAGCTTAACGGCGCTGGTTATGCTGATTGTTGTGCAATGACGGAGAAAGAACAGAACAACGAAAGAGGAAATCAATGCTCAAGGGTGAAAATGTCCTACTTCGTGCGCTAAAGAGAGAAGATATCGAGAGGATGCACGAGTTCAATCAGGAAATAGAAAACCATGTTTTAGATGGCATCTTGCCACATGTACTCCCACATGAAAGAGCTGAAAATATCTATGAGGGAATGGTGCAGAAAAACAGTGAAAATGAATGCTTCGCTATCGAAGCGGATGGAAAATACATTGGGTTTTGTGGACTGTATTTGGTGTATCCTGGTGTTCGCAGGCTTGGGATTGGAATCGGTGACCGG from Candidatus Aegiribacteria sp. encodes the following:
- a CDS encoding GNAT family N-acetyltransferase gives rise to the protein MLKGENVLLRALKREDIERMHEFNQEIENHVLDGILPHVLPHERAENIYEGMVQKNSENECFAIEADGKYIGFCGLYLVYPGVRRLGIGIGDREYWGKGYGREAVEMLLHYGFHYLGSRRIDLGTNSKNIRAINCFKACGFVEEGRPRKVIWIDGDYADQVNMGIMLEEWEARQQE
- a CDS encoding methyltransferase domain-containing protein, which produces MQKYLVEILECPKCHGKLDWNITEQTTDRIETAQVLCQRCSGSYSIQDGIGVFLTTDLKRNDLWEQVDRLEQYLKQHPGLEERLMDVPLDTLGPVDQHYRGDVHKTRGDIEAANAAYSISRKAMYSADTTRCMDSQMDYLINEVSQSDSPIVDLASGECALVRRMLKDLPNLIVVTDFSPTVLVRKRKWLIEQGLYDRVSLLAFDARQTPFTANSISLLTTFLGLPNIQDPGNLLEELYRIVNGKFIAVSCFYPEDDLENGAVIKEGGLTEMLYRNRLLMHYSIANWTIEVKNLCSIKTNASPTGIVLEGAKVDPLPAYDTCLDWCILSATNA